The Magnolia sinica isolate HGM2019 chromosome 9, MsV1, whole genome shotgun sequence sequence ggtagttagaggatccttgaatgcagaagttcattccccaatccactctattgattgtcaatgatgagggtggattggagaatgaacttctatgagagaaaaggctttgggtatatgatctaaggttaaacactcaaaagtactatcttctttctctactagtaactaagggcaagctctctataaataggcaaaaggttcaatggatataaaatggtcacatttatgacagagttcgatatcatcgatcagggtcgatatcatcgagcgtatactctcgttCGCATCGACTGCCTGCttaatgacacaaactcaaatgtcaaacacttttgaaacattttgctagctggtcgagggaatcgaaacctgcatcgatgtcatcggattttgaactccgattttatCGACACGAGGAtcaattccttgacatttgaaaatgagagagacttgcctttgaaatatttcaggtcaaaaaTATGATCGAGACACACctgatatcattggaatttgaatgtcgatgatatcgatagccatGCCGATggatcgataaatccaaaggattttccagtaagcttattggacagtttatgtccattctcgatgcaatcaactcagccttgatatcatcgatatttgaatatcgattctatagattgaccctcgatccaagataaaacaaCTTGAAAATATTACTGGATAACAGAGtgtccaatccgatatcatcaaagggcttccgatatcattgagatttgaattccaatgatatcgaggggtactttgatatatcgaagatttcaTGATTTGCCTCAATAGAAATTTGGACACAACATttatgatgtcgattttatcgagtcaatttCGATAGagtcgagattcaaatttcgatgatatcgatatgactatcgatacatcgataatttccTCTAGaggtatatgcggttgctggacatcttatgtcctcatttcgatattatcgagttaGTTTTGAGGACATCGAGAACACTATTCGATTACATCgatcagtctatcgataaatcgacagaggtagaaatcttagagatttttctgaagtttgaaaaaagttttctaacccaaaaaccctatgatattctaatcaattttaagggttttaattacctggtgttttgggacatgggatgtgagactaagatttacctgtggcgagttcggccccacatctagttgaggcagacagttgattgatcttcctatggagcttctctgtctagctaactcaacaatcacgctaattgacaaacctggGCACttccaatctccccctttgtcaattacgtgaaaaaaataccaaaacaccctaaaacTCTTCTAAACAACTaccttaaattgtgtgtacatgccttttacacaattttacaatatcTAGTGAATATACACACATAattagtagctgctccccctaacagcagACTCCCCCTGCCTTGttgcagttgctccccctaacacatGCATCACCATTCACATTCACAAGCAGATACACACACAATTTTTTCTTTCGGGGTGTTTGATTTGTTGTCCCCTTTTTTGTCAGTCATTCTCAAAGGATAACATAATAGTTGATATTGATTGAAGTGGAAGCAATTGGGAGAACTAGCATTCAAGGATTATATGCATATAATAGATgtaaaacaaacatcgcatttcaGCAACCATGTATGCATAACAGACAATATATAGATCACATGCATCACACACCAGATAAAACTGGGGATCTCACAAAAAATCTTTTAATCAATCAACATGACATTTGTTCATTGCACATGAAAAGGTGTTATCATAGAGTAAGCCAATGAAGTGAACGATTGGATCATTACTTCAAGGTCTTCAAATTACAAGACTTGTGGCAAACAATAGTTTATACACCTTTAGCCGTATGATGGAAATAGGTTGGGGGTGACCACAGATAACGTCAAGCATGTGCAAGAAGTAGAAATCACTACAATGTTTGACAATGGCCATGTTCTTCGGAAAGTACTTTATGTCACCTTCTTGCTTAAGTTTTGCTTAgcttttaggcttaggttagttTGTTTTGTTCTTTCAGTCCAACATTGGATTATGAACATAATAAGGACATCAGAATATCATATATGGTCtaccagaggaggaggatgaCCCCAATTTCATTGCGGATGTATGAtccatatatggggcccaccagtgggccattttgaagacttCACATGTATAATATGTGCATTGGTAAGACCCCATAACGGGAAGATGTATGTCTGCTGTGATCATAAGAGTTTTGAACCATTGGATCGTGCCtgtcggcccatttgatcaccaCATCATCATCTGTGGGCCATTAAACTATTGATCTTCTTAGATTTTGGACCACATGGGTATCTAGTAGTAGGCgtttatattttcatatttttttggatgTGATTAGTGGTTTGGATTAAGTTTGATAGTTTACAATTCTTAAATTTTAGTGTTCACTTTATTTCAAGGGGcaagatttatttttttagttttcatTCTTCTTCTGTCTTCATCCAAAAAGGGAAAAACCCTTAGAAACCCTCATTTTCTTTGATCCTCTAATTCCTTCATCCTGAAcaacccaagagaatccatcaatACAACCTCTTCTAGGGACGTACGCACgtacacgcacacgcacacatatGTGAGGGTGCACATGTGGCAACTGGTGTGCTATTCTCTTCTTTACTCTTTGTTTCCTCAAAAAAACCACTTTTATGAAACCCTAACCCATCCCAAATCCAAAGCCTAATCTAATTTTTCTTAATTTATAAACTGTGAGTTTCTACTTTTGAACCTAAGCCCGAATTGGGTTCCAAAACTTGAAATCTGGAATCTATTTGTATGTTGGGATTCTTTTTCCTATGCTTGAACAAGATTCCCACATCTCATATGGCCTTTTCCTTCatgattttatatttattatGTAGTGTGGGATGATGACTTTTCATTGGAACCTAAATAATTAAGTAGGAAATTTTCTGATTTGTGGAAGAATGATTGATTTTTATACCTGATTtattttataagaatttcaaCTTTGATATTTACTAGTAAATCTCATCATAATGCATTCAtcatgcatcaattttggtatcagagcttcggTCTAGCGTAAgataggtgtttgatgaaattcttaACATATTGTAGAGCATATATGTTGCATATAACTTCTTGTTGAATCTTCTGTTTTGCTATCCTAAAAGTTCTATATTGTTGGAATTTCTAGATTTGGTGATTTTTAAGGCACCTAGTTGTTGGGTTTTCAGTTTAGCAAaatttggagcttcttagggctGTCTAAAGGGTTGAAATATGTAGAGTCATCATACATAAAGTATAGGTGCATCATATTGTAATGCCTAGGTATAGAAGTTATCTTTTATCATCTCATAACCCTCGTCTTTGTCTAGTAGTCATTAGGGTTGTGTATAGTAGGGTTCTTAGTGTATGCACACTCGCACAGGTCGTTGATTTGGTCTTTCTCCCATGATGAACATGGAACAACTTGTCAAGGCTATTGAAAATATCAACCGCCACCTCAGAAATATTGAAAACAACCAGCAGACCACTGTGACCCAGTAATCGCTAGTACCCAATGCATAACTCAGTGGGAAGCATCCCGTAAGGCTAACTCCAATATTAGGGACGATCGTCATTCTCAAGATGACGAATAAGTTGAAGTTGGGTATGATAAGGAAGAGCCTGTTAGGGGGCATGTGAAGTACCAGCGTCAGGGATTAGgccaagggggggggggggggctgccTAGCTACCCTGCTGAGAGTTCTAAGATCATTATTATCCTAAGGATAGTGTGATGAAGAGTGTTAATGTTGACGCTCCTAGTTTTGATGGTTGCTTAGACCCTAATATTTTTCTCGATTGCTTAAcagacatggaccacttcttCAAGTGGTATGATATGCCTGAACAATTTCAAGTCAAATTCTTTAAGATAAAATTAATGGGTTAGCGAAGCTGTTCTGGACTAACGTTGATCATACCATGGAAAGACGTGAAAAAGAGCCCATTGCATTCTAGGCTGAGATGAAGGAGGTCCTGAAGTAGAAGTACCTCCCACTTTCCTACTACTAGAAGATGTTGGATCGATGACAATCCCTTAGGTAGGGAATTATGCCAGTGACAGAATACATTGCCAAGTTTGACAAGTATATGATGCAATGTAACGTCTAAGAGGACCCCATGGTGACGTTATCTCGATTTAGAACTGGCCTCTGATCCGAGCTCCAGCGTGAGCTCATTCTTCACAATGTAAGTACCTTAAAGCATGCCTATCAGATATTGCAGGAACTGGAGCAGTATGTTAAACCCTAGTTCGTGAAGCGGGTTCATGTGAATGTTAGGCTCACTCCTTCTAGAGCTAAGCCATGCATTAGTAGTAAAACTAAGGCCTTCACTAGTGCACAATCCAGTCATAGAGATGCCAAAGGAAAAGGGTAGCCTATAACTCTTATCCTCATGTTCATGACATATAGGCCATTTGAATCAGCAATTGCATTTGTATATCATATCCATGATTTACATGCTGAGATCTAAAGAAGGATTAATGAACAATATAAAAGTCATGTTGTTTCTCACCAAAGGTTCAAGTAATTTTAAATAAGTGACTACATTATGGTTAGTATACAACTAAAGCAGTTTTCCCAAGGATCTGTTAAAATGTTACATGCTCGTAGTACAGTCCCTATAAAATCTTGCAAAGAATGGGCCCTAATGTGTATGTGGTGGATCTTTCATCTAACATGGGCATTAGTTCCACAATCAATATAGATTATCTGATTTCTTGTTATGAACCTAGTAATGCACCCACTAGGCCTGCTACAAATCCTAGTACTGTACTAGATTTGTCCCTGAGTCATTAACCTTTGCCTAGCCACTTATCCCATCCTTCACCATCTATACCATCATTACCTGAGAAAAGAgaagattgaggatgtgttagatCACCACATGGTTTCCACAAGACAAGGGAGATTTcaaatttttcttatcaaatggAAGAACAGACCAACTTCAGACTGCACGTGGATCATAGAGGAGGAGTTTTACAGATTAGACCTTGATCTTCTCAAGCGGTTTCGTAGTTCTTCTTCGCTAGAGGTGAATCTTTCTTAGCCCGAGACGATTGATGAAGACATCGGATCATCATATAGGGTCTACCAGAGGCGGAGGGCCTTAGTTTCATTGTGAATGGATGATCCGTACATGGGGACCATCAGCAGGCCATTTTAAAGACCCCACATGTATAGTACATGCATATGGAAGATCTCACACTGGGAATATGCATGTGAGTTGCGATCATAGGAGCATTGGACCATTGGATCGTGCCCGTTGGCCCATCTGATCACCAAATCATCATCTGTGGGCCATTGGACCGTTGATCTTCTTAAAATTTAGAGCACATGGGTACCTAGTAGTAGGCATTTATGtttcatatatttttttggaCTTGATTAGTagtttggatttggatttggtacTCTAGAATTCTTTTTTTTTAGTATATACTTTATTTCATCAGATAATGgatatttttataaatttcagcatctaaaaatataaataatgggGGGGACGTCTAGCGCCAGCCCATGTTTTTTAAGAAAATACAAGAGAGaattctctctttcatttcttatgCATGTGATTTGCAGGTAAATATATTCTTGAAGATCTCCATGGATCAGAGAGGGTATGAAGCCCGAGGGGGATCAtctcttcttatcttttcttcttGTCCAAAGGTAAGCTTCTaagtttcattcttcttctttcttttcattcaaaaaaaaagaaaaaaaagaaaaagaaaaaaaaagaaaccttAGAAGTATTCGATCATCTTCTTCCTTCAACCTAAACAACCTAAGAGAATCCATCCATACGTCCTTTCCTAAGGCCATATGCACGGGTGTGTGCACGCACGTGCGAGGGTGCACACGTGGTAGCCCTTCTgctatttttttccccttttgttTCCTCACAAAAACCTCTTTTATGAAACCGTAACCCATCCCAAATCTAAAGCCtaatataatttttaccaatttatAAACCTTAAGTTTCTAATTTTCAACCTAAAACCTTAAATCTGGAATTTATTTGTATGTTGGGGTTCTTTTTCCTACGCTTGAACAAGGTTCCTACATCTCACATGGTCTTTTCTTTCATGATTTTATATCTGTTATGTAGTGTGGGATGATGACTTTTGCTTGGAACATGAAATATTAAAtctgaaattttctaattttgtgGAAGAATGATTGAATTTTATACTTGCTTTATTTTGCGAAAATGTAAACTTTGATCTTTGTTAGTAAATCTCATCATAAAGCATTCATCCTGCATCAGAACAATAGTGTTAGTTGTTGCTCCCAATGGGGCTTGCTTAGTGTAGAAATTGCAGTTATGAGAGAATTTCTTTTAATAAAGAGTCTGGTTTCTCATGAAGAAAACTGAGCTATCAAGCTTTCATTTGGGGCACGCCGGTAAGAAATATTTTTACTCGGGGGTTAGGAATCTGACTCTTGTATACAAGATTCCAAGTCTCCGGTCTATCTCCACCATTGCAACAATCCCATTCTTCCCTTTAAAACTACGCTAGGAAGATCCAAGAGTGAAGTAAAATTTTTTAATATGATGCAATAATGTAAACAAGAAAAGAAATTCAAGGTACACGAGTTCTCACCTTCTAAACTAAGTGATTCAAATAGTGAAAGTAAGATGGATACTTTCAGTTCCTGGTTACTTCTAATGAAGATAGATGGTGAAAAATAATGCAATATAGATGTCGTTGCCAATTTGAAGAAGAATAAGATAAAGAGGAGGAGAAAAGAGGATACTGACTTTGATATGCTTCTTAGCAACGGCAAGATGGAGGATAGTGTTGTGTTCATCATCCTTCATTTTCACAAACTCATTATCTTTACCATCCTGTACACAATCTAAGAGCCACTTCACGGAGTTAAGGCGGTTATGATTCACACAAAGGTGCAAAATCTGCTCCCTTTGACTCGTTAAGACCCGAGTAGCTGCTCTCTTTTTATCAACTAACACCTTCACGACCTCCTCATGACCGTTGAGTGCTGCTATATGGAGAGGAATCCTTCCATGTTTATCACGAACAAGGCACATATCGGCGTCGAGCGCCAATAGTTCTTTTACCATTTCTACATGCCCTTTTGCTGACGCCAAATGCAAAGACGAAGATCGTTCAGAGTCTAATACACGCGTGAGTTCCGGCTTTCTTCTTAAGATAATCTTTGCAAACTCGACGTGATCAAATAGAGCTGCTATGTGCAAAGGGGTCTCCGCAAAATCAGCTGCCCCATCGAGAATGTTAGCATTTCCTTCAAGCAATGTGGACAAGGAATCAACATCGCCCATTAGAGCTGCTTCGTGAAGCCTGGCATccattctctatctctctctctctctctctcacagacaATTATCTTCTTCTTGTGAAGCAAAGTTGTTTGAGATGAAGACTTCCACACTGACTCCGACTATTTATACGGAAATTGTGAagccggacgcggtttggctagtgatatgacgtggggcccaccgtgatgtaagggttttatccacgctgttcatctactttctcagataattttacggcagtataccaaaaatgaggtaggtcgtTGGTCAGGACGCAATCGGCTTCCGCTAGTGACGCTGCAACTAGcgctggctagtggtcggtgctctgtggccaacaatgatgtatgtgttttatgcacatcgtccatccatttttcatttttaaagataattttagcgATTTATCCCTaaaattggaagcggattggctggtgtaccatgaaatcggattgcgtgctgagttactcgcgaggcttttatcgtactgagtaaactctgttgggcccacaatgaatgtatgttgtttatccacgccgtccatccgttttttcagctcatttcaagtgttgatcccaaaactgaagcatattaagaactcaattggaccaggaaacattgggaataatgatttccaccattgaaatttttctTGGGCCTACAATGatggcttttttttttggttatccaacctgtttatatgatcacacagatatggatgaagaatCATGACCTTGAAAATTGCTGGTCATCGAGTCTTCCCTACGAATAGAGCGGTCCAAGTTCTGGAAGAAGAATCAATCGGTGAAGATCGTTTGATTAGAGTAAATCCGTGAAGTGGTTCATCCACGATGGGGCTCGCAATTTTGACGGTTCAGATTCACTTACATGCATGTCACACATCTAAGGTGGATGATACCACAACTTAAACATGGTGGTCCTAAGTCCAACGGGTCGAACCAAAATAACTGTCCATGCGTTTCTAATATCCAACCTTTCATTTGTATAATTGTCTAATATTTTTTTCGTACCATGAGAATCAGGCTGTAAAAAAAATCCGCCACATCATCTCATCTAGTGGACCATATTTGTATTTTGTCATTTATCAATGGATAGAAATTGTTTTCCATAATGTGGTCCAAAAATGAATGCATGGATCTTTTTTCCCAGAATATTATCCTCACAGACGGTCCaatctattggaagggttggatttctcatcAATATGATGAATGGAAGGTTTTATCCGGATGGACCACAACTTAAGGTCCAGCTGGTTGGAATTGAAACCTGATCTTTTTATTTACCTTTTTAACCTTCTCTTTGAATAAAATCTACGGTTCGAATATACAGTAGAAAGGAATTTGTGGTCAGATTATAAAGGCAGATTgggaaatcttttttttttttcgtttttttaacTTTCTCTTACCACGTTCTCACCGcccccctttctttctttctccgtGTTTTTCgcgtttttatattttttcaacGGTCGTGGATTTGCtactgaacacttcagtagcgatgttgctactgaagtgatgtggtcgCGTTTCATTGGCGCAAAAGTTGGGCTCGATTGAAAGCATTTAATGCTCCTCCGTTTAAAAATGAAACGCTGTTTACGGGCCGCGTTTATACTCGACCACGGAGGCATCCTCGTTTTGCTTTGATTTACAAAAAGCAGATTGGGTACTGAGCAACTCAGTATAgcgtatatgtattttatccgatccgtccatccatattaccaaacattttaagagaatgagactaaaaatgaattatgtacaaatctcaagtggaccacatcataagaaacagtataaattgaatgtctattgttgaaaattttttgggggctacagaagttttggatgaagctgatatttatgatttctttTAATACATGTGTGTgatcttttgaataggttggatgacaaataaacatcactgtaggagCTAAAAGGTTTCAACGTCGAacatcattattcccaccgtttcctgtggtacggtccacttgagatccggatatacttcaattttgggcttcaCCGCTCCAATCaattgtaaaaacggatggacggcgtggataaaccacatacactcAGGATGGAGCCAACAAAGTTCACTCAGTACAACCTAATTGAATTTCTTTATTTTCCCTCCGCAACAtggttctcttcttctctctgttTTTCTGCGCGCGACACATGGTAAATTCTAAATTATCTTTTTTTATCAAATCTTTCAATAGCTGGGATTTTCTTTTGATGATTAGGGTCATGATCTTACAGTACTTCAAGTTTGTTCggtttaaaatttgaatttcaagcgGTTGTATGATTTAGAAGCAGGGCCACTGGGAATGTCGCGTCTAATCAGCCACTTCTACGCTCAACCGACTGAAGGGACTTTGTTGAATTCTATGATATAGAAGCTAGGGCCACTGGGAATGTCACGTCTAATCAGCCACTTCTACCCTCAACGGACTGAAGGGACTTTGTTGTATTCTTCCATCAGGAGAAGTACCGAAGATCGAGACTTATCTATCACAAGGATAACAGAGAGATAGGAAGAGACAGCACTGACGGAGAAGgaaaagtaaagaaaataaagataatgttctgagaagtttttaaccggTGAGCACTTAATCCAAAGATTCTGCGGCTctcgtgaagtttttaatgatgggtattcaaTCTCCCCTGTATGGACAACTTAGCctaggatctgcttcatttatgggtTCGTAACCTAAAATAATTTGGCAAAATggaaggacggcgtggataacatctacacatcatggtggtcccccgcAGAGCACCGGACCGATTATTTTCCGGAGATGACGCAATCCACTTTCGTGTGGTTGACGCTGCTCTCTCCATGAATGCGTGCTAGGTGTGAGTAGACCCGGCTTCCGTACTGACTCGTTCACAGGTTTGCACCGGTGGGTGTGTGAAAATCTATGTAGGCCCAGCAtaatatatatgcattttatgcctgcgctccatccattttcttagatcattttagaacacaaGCTCAGAactagatctcaggtggaccacactataagaaacagtgatgattaaacACCTAACATTAAAACTTCCGCAGGGCTCaatataatgtttgttttccatccaacttaggACATGTGGTcttagatgaagtaaaaaagaaaaaaaaaaaaaacttttgttacccacttattgttttaatggtgggagttaaaTCATCACTTTTTCTCAGGGCGTAGTCCACTTTAAAACTGGATCTGTTAATTTTTTCTGCTCATGGGCTAAAATTAtccataaaaatagatggatggcatggataaaataccaCACGATGAGGCCCACAGAGCGTTTCTAGCGCCAACCAAAAAG is a genomic window containing:
- the LOC131255531 gene encoding ankyrin repeat-containing protein At5g02620-like, whose translation is MDARLHEAALMGDVDSLSTLLEGNANILDGAADFAETPLHIAALFDHVEFAKIILRRKPELTRVLDSERSSSLHLASAKGHVEMVKELLALDADMCLVRDKHGRIPLHIAALNGHEEVVKVLVDKKRAATRVLTSQREQILHLCVNHNRLNSVKWLLDCVQDGKDNEFVKMKDDEHNTILHLAVAKKHIKLTEFLVRKTVMKEEVNALNAHGFTALDVLLQNRRKSKDTKLEGILRAAGAKKAGAMHPTRDNWTIKPLASRNEKWKKHGDWLNEIRSSLMVVAVLIATVTFQAGFTPPGGLMQAEKSDAPLSGYPTSPAPAGPIYTGGQSIMALNYPRGYKLFLIFNSIAFLSSSGIILLLNILDSTKSLPVISMFDCNW